One genomic region from Lujinxingia vulgaris encodes:
- a CDS encoding mechanosensitive ion channel family protein — MPTVSLMEVLQKYSNAFLEMLPTLVMAALVFGAFIMLSKLGRKAARNIVGRVLDDPSLQSLAGTVASVLLTVIGIFAAATIVFPGLEAGDLVGVLGLSSVAIGFAFKDIFQNFLAGILLLLQRPFIVGDQIAVGGHEGTVRSIDIRSTTMRSYNGVDIVIPNSDIYTSSVTVQTSEKKRRSTFSTGIGYGEDIEEARRVIREAVEGCEAVLSEPSVDVLVSGHGDSSVNFDIFYWTDSQKRSEVLARDQVATAIKDALDDADIEIPYPYRTVEFFDKTKRESSTSTRAEVPA, encoded by the coding sequence GTGCCCACGGTGTCGTTGATGGAAGTCTTGCAGAAGTACTCCAACGCGTTTTTGGAGATGTTGCCCACGCTGGTGATGGCCGCCCTGGTCTTTGGCGCATTCATCATGCTCTCGAAGCTGGGTCGAAAGGCCGCGCGTAATATTGTGGGGCGAGTGCTCGATGATCCCAGCCTGCAGAGCCTGGCGGGTACGGTGGCCTCGGTGCTGCTGACTGTGATCGGCATCTTCGCCGCAGCCACCATCGTCTTTCCGGGGCTTGAGGCCGGCGATCTGGTCGGCGTACTGGGCCTCTCCAGTGTGGCAATTGGTTTTGCGTTCAAAGATATCTTTCAGAATTTTTTGGCCGGCATTCTGCTGCTTCTGCAGCGCCCTTTCATCGTCGGCGACCAGATCGCAGTCGGCGGTCATGAGGGCACGGTGCGCTCGATCGATATCCGCTCCACCACCATGCGCTCGTACAACGGCGTGGACATCGTCATCCCCAACTCCGACATCTACACAAGCTCGGTGACCGTGCAGACCTCCGAGAAGAAGCGGCGCTCGACCTTCTCCACCGGTATCGGCTACGGCGAAGACATCGAAGAGGCGCGCCGGGTGATCCGCGAGGCCGTCGAGGGCTGTGAGGCCGTGCTGAGCGAACCTTCGGTCGATGTGCTGGTGAGCGGCCACGGCGACAGCTCGGTGAACTTCGACATCTTCTACTGGACTGACTCGCAGAAGCGCAGCGAGGTGCTCGCCCGCGACCAGGTGGCCACCGCCATCAAAGACGCGCTCGATGATGCCGACATCGAGATCCCTTACCCCTACCGCACCGTGGAGTTCTTCGATAAAACCAAGCGCGAATCCTCCACCTCGACCCGCGCCGAAGTCCCGGCCTGA
- a CDS encoding 3-keto-5-aminohexanoate cleavage protein, whose amino-acid sequence MAPSPDTVVITCALNGVLTDPAQHPVPYTPAQMAEEARAAYNAGASVVHLHLRDQASGRLPSWEVELAREVVDAIKEAAPELILNLTTGVVGDEINGPRACLEAIEPEMAAMNAGSLNYLKVRSNGQWAWPPMLFDNPVSKISAFLEVMHAHQIVPECECFDTGILRSLAMFEAHGILKPPYTISLVQGVASGMPAREDLLPILLDEMPQGRPWQSIVIGREEVWPIHRRTAELGGNLRTGVEDTFYLPDGSKVDGNGPLIEAMAQMAREVGREPATPAEAREILGIHKR is encoded by the coding sequence ATGGCCCCAAGCCCCGATACCGTTGTGATCACCTGCGCGCTCAACGGCGTGCTCACCGACCCGGCGCAGCATCCGGTGCCTTATACCCCGGCGCAGATGGCCGAGGAGGCCCGCGCGGCCTACAACGCCGGGGCGTCGGTGGTGCACCTGCATCTTCGTGACCAGGCCAGCGGGCGGCTTCCCTCCTGGGAGGTGGAGCTCGCTCGGGAGGTGGTTGACGCGATCAAGGAGGCCGCGCCGGAGCTTATCCTCAACCTGACCACGGGTGTGGTGGGCGATGAGATCAACGGGCCGCGCGCCTGCCTGGAGGCCATTGAGCCGGAGATGGCCGCGATGAACGCCGGCTCGCTCAACTACCTTAAGGTGCGCAGCAACGGGCAGTGGGCCTGGCCGCCGATGCTTTTCGATAACCCCGTCTCCAAGATCAGCGCGTTTCTGGAGGTGATGCACGCCCATCAGATCGTGCCGGAGTGCGAGTGTTTTGATACCGGGATTCTGCGCTCGCTGGCGATGTTTGAGGCTCACGGCATTCTCAAACCTCCCTACACCATCAGCCTTGTGCAGGGGGTGGCCAGCGGGATGCCCGCCCGCGAAGATCTCTTGCCGATCCTGCTTGATGAGATGCCCCAGGGGCGGCCCTGGCAGTCGATCGTGATCGGGCGAGAGGAGGTCTGGCCGATCCACCGGCGCACCGCCGAGCTCGGGGGTAACCTGCGCACCGGCGTCGAAGACACGTTCTATTTGCCCGACGGCAGCAAGGTCGACGGCAACGGCCCGCTCATTGAGGCGATGGCACAGATGGCCCGGGAGGTGGGTCGGGAGCCGGCGACGCCGGCGGAGGCCCGGGAGATTCTGGGCATCCACAAGCGCTGA
- a CDS encoding tetratricopeptide repeat protein → MAINRNKVLNAAQKHIRKGNWDKALKEYLLLAEDDPSDLRTLLKCGDLYVKLERVDEALSAYKTVADRYAQQDMYEKAIAVYKQAQRLDDSDVALHHAIGECYFRLGRLKDAVRSFHQAQRMYKELGDADRQRQMLEQMVRIDPEDVGLRIQLAERYTRDGLNAQAVEAFTFCAGKLEAEGRHDELLQVLERVLFLTPQRHDLRKQVVRLHLERRDEQTALQHLQILFRETPEDVETLELLSDTFERLGRGDKAVMVALSLPPLYTAAGRRADAENAWRRIARLDPNNAQAREALGLSPSTEDSGVLADAPSTDALRARQSTPPPADNLGGVEFLDDDIEFLDDDLEVALAPAQSAARTASQPQAPPRQSAPQAYQPAAPQPPAPQPPAPVAESVEAFVDITNEVEFLDDGTSSGLIAIEEVEPAPASETEIRQMLSECQVFLKYGLYDKAVAAIEAALERSPQSVVAHQQKLDLARATRDQAGAYRTLITLAELTAETPLRAYEFLTEALEVAPNPQAVHVRAQALGVDLNAPPPTDGIAEISIDAIEVVEVSDEPGTMQVDVDDIDEFVNVEPEPVSDSLEFLDEAVVDFLPPSEEFEADDAVHAALETLDSAFDAFGDAPESGLAQATEAEPLSLGDIESIEEIADFDDMDVAEIGTFEGVEDAGLMDGLDIASSVVSDEELAFDTDDVVEMDLGQDVGGIDEMDFSALDDAPVGDEAPSVNALFADVEADDIFDDLFGDMFSGGDVNIGGDDPMGEMAEIDFFIQQGLTEEASEAISSFEDQHPNHPGLAKRRAQLMQVRGGLGAADNPFGARSLSQKFNPNAANPTGKVPAPNFGEVVNSNLELGVAYREMGLLNEALDEFRQAADDPDARDAAAFQIALCELELGHTDDARNTLTELQAREGLSADMQQAVKEQLEAMEQQAS, encoded by the coding sequence GTGGCGATCAACCGCAACAAAGTGCTCAACGCGGCTCAGAAACACATCCGCAAGGGCAACTGGGATAAGGCACTCAAGGAGTACTTGCTCCTGGCCGAAGACGATCCATCCGATCTGCGCACGCTGCTCAAGTGTGGCGACCTCTACGTCAAGCTTGAGCGCGTTGATGAGGCGCTCTCGGCTTACAAAACGGTGGCCGACCGCTACGCCCAGCAAGACATGTACGAGAAGGCCATCGCTGTCTACAAACAGGCCCAGCGCCTGGACGACAGCGACGTGGCCCTGCATCACGCCATCGGGGAGTGCTACTTCCGGTTGGGGCGTCTCAAAGACGCGGTGCGCTCCTTCCATCAAGCCCAGCGCATGTACAAAGAGCTGGGAGATGCCGATCGCCAGCGCCAGATGCTCGAGCAGATGGTGCGCATCGACCCCGAAGACGTGGGCCTGCGCATTCAGCTCGCCGAGCGCTACACCCGTGACGGGCTCAACGCCCAGGCGGTCGAGGCCTTTACCTTCTGTGCCGGCAAGCTCGAGGCGGAGGGGCGCCACGATGAGCTTTTGCAGGTGCTTGAGCGCGTGCTCTTTTTGACGCCGCAGCGCCACGATCTGCGCAAGCAGGTGGTGCGCCTGCACCTGGAGCGACGCGATGAGCAGACAGCTCTGCAGCATCTTCAGATCCTCTTTCGGGAGACCCCGGAAGATGTGGAGACGCTGGAGCTTCTAAGCGACACCTTTGAGCGGCTCGGGCGCGGCGATAAGGCCGTGATGGTGGCGCTCTCGTTGCCGCCGCTCTACACGGCAGCAGGCCGACGCGCCGACGCCGAGAACGCCTGGCGGCGCATCGCTCGCCTCGATCCGAACAACGCCCAGGCCAGAGAGGCGCTGGGGCTCTCGCCATCGACCGAAGACAGCGGGGTGCTGGCCGACGCGCCCTCCACCGACGCGCTGCGCGCTCGCCAGAGCACGCCGCCTCCGGCCGACAACCTCGGCGGGGTGGAGTTCCTCGACGACGACATCGAGTTTCTGGACGACGACCTGGAGGTCGCGCTGGCGCCGGCGCAATCGGCCGCGCGCACCGCATCGCAACCCCAGGCGCCCCCGCGTCAGAGCGCGCCGCAGGCTTATCAGCCGGCCGCTCCGCAGCCGCCTGCTCCTCAACCACCGGCGCCGGTTGCCGAGTCGGTCGAAGCCTTTGTCGACATCACCAACGAGGTGGAGTTTCTTGACGATGGCACCTCCTCCGGGCTCATTGCGATCGAGGAGGTGGAGCCCGCGCCGGCCAGCGAGACCGAGATCCGGCAGATGCTCAGCGAGTGCCAGGTCTTCTTAAAGTACGGACTTTACGACAAGGCCGTCGCCGCCATTGAAGCCGCGCTGGAGCGCTCGCCACAGAGCGTGGTGGCCCACCAGCAGAAGTTGGATCTGGCGCGTGCCACCCGCGATCAGGCCGGTGCCTACCGCACGCTGATCACCCTGGCGGAGCTCACCGCCGAGACCCCGCTGCGGGCCTATGAGTTTTTGACCGAGGCGCTGGAGGTGGCTCCCAACCCGCAGGCGGTGCACGTGCGCGCGCAGGCGCTGGGCGTCGACCTCAACGCACCGCCTCCCACCGACGGCATCGCCGAGATCTCCATCGACGCCATCGAAGTGGTGGAGGTCAGCGACGAGCCGGGCACGATGCAGGTCGACGTCGACGACATCGACGAATTTGTGAACGTGGAGCCCGAGCCCGTCTCCGACTCGCTGGAGTTTCTCGATGAGGCGGTCGTCGACTTCCTGCCCCCCTCCGAGGAGTTTGAGGCCGACGACGCGGTGCACGCCGCGCTGGAGACCCTGGATTCGGCCTTCGACGCCTTCGGCGATGCCCCTGAGAGCGGGCTTGCGCAGGCCACCGAGGCCGAGCCGCTTTCCCTCGGTGACATCGAGTCGATCGAGGAGATCGCCGACTTCGACGATATGGATGTGGCCGAGATCGGCACGTTTGAGGGCGTCGAAGATGCCGGCCTGATGGACGGGTTGGACATCGCCTCCAGCGTGGTCTCCGACGAGGAGCTTGCCTTTGATACCGACGATGTCGTCGAGATGGATCTGGGCCAGGACGTCGGCGGTATCGACGAGATGGACTTCTCGGCCCTCGACGATGCCCCGGTGGGCGATGAGGCGCCCAGCGTCAACGCGCTCTTCGCCGACGTGGAGGCCGACGACATCTTCGACGATCTCTTCGGCGACATGTTCTCCGGCGGCGACGTCAACATCGGCGGCGACGACCCGATGGGCGAGATGGCCGAGATCGACTTCTTCATCCAGCAGGGGCTGACCGAGGAGGCCTCCGAGGCGATCAGCTCCTTTGAGGATCAGCATCCCAACCACCCGGGTCTGGCCAAACGGCGCGCGCAGCTGATGCAGGTGCGCGGCGGTCTGGGCGCAGCCGACAACCCCTTCGGCGCGCGCAGCCTCTCGCAGAAGTTCAATCCCAACGCGGCCAACCCCACCGGCAAGGTCCCCGCGCCGAACTTCGGAGAGGTCGTCAACTCCAACCTGGAGCTGGGCGTGGCCTACCGCGAGATGGGACTTCTCAACGAGGCTCTCGACGAGTTCCGTCAGGCCGCCGACGATCCGGACGCCCGCGACGCGGCCGCCTTCCAGATCGCGCTCTGCGAGCTGGAGCTGGGTCATACCGACGACGCCCGCAACACCCTCACCGAGCTGCAGGCGCGCGAGGGGCTCAGCGCCGACATGCAACAGGCCGTCAAAGAGCAGCTCGAAGCAATGGAGCAGCAGGCGTCGTAA
- a CDS encoding ArnT family glycosyltransferase, whose protein sequence is MMARVAAALVVALSAVLVFWGAGNFGIWEPWESGALRLAIEVSEPATPADDDASAESEEDRKVAEDDAESAESAEPEVAAGDGLDARARAVLGEEEGRFSGLRLWWLTQTVDDEPVVESGEVGQAERGVRALMMLMALLLVVGVGLWARRFLGERAALLSAVILATTPAVLLGAIFVSGPIAMMLSSTLALLAFVGAALEEERRRDRDDAAMSRQALGWLGAAMLGLMLSVWEGGVFGALVPVLTALVVALLEWRSPQAGRPLARTLLNWRGALWVGAGLLTLVVLASDTGWAYLLTQHGFADDVDFASRFGWWLRQIGFGFFPWFALAFAGYGYMSQRLAGSAPAEDASKWSEADASTALMARVLMLWPAVAFVVMVVAGRFGHATFAAFVPLALGVAWALSDKDYWAELRLRPQLYLLLALSAIFIVMMLGKDIERFPPRLVELVTAGQDELGLGEDYEYGRALKVWKYGYVALLAAYFAGAISWLVFFWRDLKIFWGWLKRTWRAWRNKGDASASEAAESTTVAADAEGADAASSTSAAPMSPGEARAAEREAYRQEDGKLARLAAFAEGYTGLLIVATLGAVSWAVIVVGVFLPDLDSNLSNRKIVASYLEARENDEPLLRYGYDTSESDFYLRGLESIPHSRAFNARFDEEERFFALIPRDRLAAVHSDVRRAHKADLVVVDNSSSSMVLVSNKLGEGEEDQSPLAGALLDELPESATPITVEGDAENSPAFNRQIELIGYELNKKAEGDENPRYSWGEELTMTLYFESLRRVTSEQEIFVHIDTPGNRIGADHEPVGGNYPTSRWLPGDIVRDEHTLTIDRYSTPGTYTIWIGFYKGSDRMDVSPRKGHDGQNRVKVAEIEIEAF, encoded by the coding sequence ATGATGGCGAGAGTTGCAGCCGCCCTGGTCGTGGCGTTGAGCGCGGTGTTGGTCTTCTGGGGTGCGGGAAACTTCGGGATCTGGGAGCCCTGGGAGTCGGGCGCGTTGCGCCTGGCCATTGAGGTCAGCGAGCCCGCGACCCCGGCCGACGACGACGCTTCCGCCGAGTCGGAAGAGGATCGCAAGGTCGCCGAAGACGACGCGGAGAGTGCGGAGAGCGCGGAGCCGGAGGTTGCCGCCGGCGATGGACTCGACGCCCGCGCCCGGGCGGTGCTCGGCGAAGAAGAGGGGCGTTTTTCGGGCCTGCGCCTGTGGTGGTTGACGCAGACGGTCGACGATGAGCCCGTTGTGGAGTCGGGCGAAGTCGGTCAGGCGGAGCGCGGCGTGCGCGCGCTGATGATGCTCATGGCGCTCTTGCTCGTGGTGGGCGTGGGCCTGTGGGCCCGACGTTTCCTGGGTGAGCGGGCCGCGCTGCTCAGCGCAGTGATACTGGCGACGACGCCGGCGGTGCTCCTGGGCGCGATCTTTGTATCGGGCCCGATCGCGATGATGCTCAGCTCCACGCTCGCGCTCCTGGCCTTTGTGGGCGCGGCGCTCGAAGAGGAGCGCCGCCGCGATCGAGACGACGCGGCGATGAGCCGCCAGGCCCTGGGCTGGCTGGGTGCGGCGATGCTGGGGCTTATGCTCTCGGTGTGGGAGGGCGGCGTCTTTGGCGCGCTCGTTCCCGTGCTCACCGCCCTTGTGGTGGCGCTCTTGGAGTGGCGCAGCCCGCAGGCCGGCCGCCCTCTTGCCAGAACGCTGCTAAACTGGCGCGGCGCCCTCTGGGTCGGGGCCGGTCTGCTCACGCTCGTCGTGCTCGCTAGTGACACCGGCTGGGCCTACCTGCTCACCCAACATGGATTTGCCGACGACGTGGACTTCGCCAGCCGCTTTGGCTGGTGGTTGCGCCAGATCGGCTTTGGCTTCTTCCCCTGGTTCGCGCTGGCCTTTGCGGGCTACGGCTACATGAGCCAGCGCCTGGCCGGGAGCGCCCCCGCTGAAGACGCTTCCAAATGGTCTGAGGCCGACGCCTCCACCGCCTTGATGGCGCGGGTGCTGATGCTCTGGCCGGCGGTCGCCTTTGTGGTGATGGTGGTGGCCGGGCGTTTTGGCCACGCCACCTTTGCGGCCTTTGTGCCCCTGGCGCTCGGTGTGGCCTGGGCGCTCTCCGACAAAGATTACTGGGCCGAACTTCGCCTGCGGCCGCAGCTTTATCTTCTGCTCGCCCTCAGCGCGATCTTCATCGTGATGATGCTCGGCAAAGATATTGAACGCTTCCCGCCGCGCCTGGTCGAGCTTGTGACCGCCGGTCAGGATGAGCTGGGCCTGGGCGAAGACTACGAGTACGGCCGCGCGCTGAAGGTGTGGAAGTACGGCTACGTGGCGCTGCTCGCGGCTTATTTTGCCGGGGCGATAAGCTGGCTGGTCTTCTTCTGGCGCGACCTCAAGATCTTCTGGGGCTGGCTCAAACGCACCTGGCGCGCCTGGCGAAATAAGGGCGACGCGAGTGCCTCCGAGGCCGCTGAAAGCACCACCGTGGCGGCCGACGCCGAAGGGGCCGATGCGGCATCTTCAACCTCGGCCGCACCCATGAGCCCCGGAGAGGCGCGCGCCGCCGAGCGCGAGGCCTACCGCCAGGAAGATGGCAAACTGGCGCGCCTCGCGGCCTTTGCCGAGGGCTACACCGGCCTGCTCATTGTGGCGACGCTGGGCGCGGTGAGCTGGGCGGTGATCGTGGTCGGCGTGTTTTTGCCCGACCTCGATTCCAACCTCTCCAACCGCAAGATCGTGGCGAGTTACCTGGAGGCGCGCGAGAACGATGAGCCGCTGCTGCGCTACGGCTACGACACCAGCGAGTCGGACTTTTACCTGCGCGGGCTTGAGTCCATCCCGCACTCCCGGGCGTTTAACGCGCGTTTTGATGAAGAGGAGCGCTTCTTTGCGCTGATTCCGCGCGACCGCCTGGCGGCGGTCCACTCTGACGTGCGCCGCGCGCATAAGGCCGATCTTGTGGTGGTCGATAACAGCTCGTCGTCGATGGTGCTGGTCAGCAACAAGCTCGGGGAGGGCGAAGAGGATCAGAGCCCCCTTGCCGGCGCGCTGTTGGATGAACTTCCCGAGTCCGCGACCCCCATCACCGTGGAGGGCGACGCGGAGAACTCGCCGGCGTTTAATCGTCAGATTGAGCTGATTGGCTACGAGCTCAACAAGAAAGCCGAAGGCGATGAAAATCCGCGCTACAGCTGGGGCGAAGAACTGACGATGACGCTCTACTTCGAGAGCCTGCGGCGAGTGACGAGCGAGCAGGAGATCTTCGTGCACATCGACACGCCGGGAAATCGCATCGGCGCTGACCACGAGCCGGTGGGCGGCAACTACCCGACCAGCCGCTGGCTGCCCGGTGACATCGTGCGCGATGAGCACACCCTGACCATCGATCGCTACTCGACGCCGGGGACCTACACGATCTGGATCGGCTTCTACAAAGGCTCCGACCGCATGGACGTAAGCCCGCGTAAGGGGCACGACGGGCAGAACCGCGTGAAGGTGGCCGAGATCGAGATCGAGGCGTTTTGA
- the efp gene encoding elongation factor P, whose translation MISTQDFRKNLKIEIDGEPYVIIDCQHVKPGKGVAFVKTRIKSLISGRVLDQNYRSGDKVDQPNLESRTMQYLYPEDAFYVFMDTSTYEQIRLSNDAVEEVLPYLKDNLEVDILFHNGKPISVEPPTFLVLEVTQTDPGFKGDTAQGATKPATLETGLTVQVPLYMEIGQMVKVDTRTGEFVERVNK comes from the coding sequence ATGATCAGCACCCAGGACTTTCGTAAAAACCTCAAGATCGAGATCGACGGTGAGCCCTACGTCATCATCGACTGCCAGCATGTGAAGCCGGGCAAAGGCGTCGCCTTTGTAAAGACCCGCATCAAGAGCCTGATCTCGGGGCGCGTGCTCGACCAGAACTACCGCTCCGGCGATAAGGTCGATCAGCCCAACCTCGAGTCGCGCACGATGCAGTACCTCTACCCGGAAGACGCCTTCTACGTCTTTATGGACACCTCGACCTACGAGCAGATCCGTCTGTCGAATGATGCGGTCGAAGAGGTGCTTCCCTACCTCAAAGACAACCTTGAGGTGGACATCCTCTTCCACAACGGCAAGCCGATCAGCGTGGAGCCGCCGACCTTCCTGGTGCTGGAAGTCACCCAGACCGATCCGGGCTTTAAGGGCGACACCGCCCAGGGTGCCACCAAGCCGGCCACCCTTGAGACGGGCCTGACCGTGCAGGTGCCCCTCTACATGGAGATCGGCCAGATGGTGAAGGTCGATACGCGCACCGGCGAGTTTGTGGAGCGCGTCAACAAGTAA